The following coding sequences lie in one Spinacia oleracea cultivar Varoflay chromosome 1, BTI_SOV_V1, whole genome shotgun sequence genomic window:
- the LOC110777839 gene encoding protein DETOXIFICATION 43, translating to MAGNNGALHLAADTKRKLPLSVFFKDARSVFKMDSLGLEILRIAIPAALALAADPVASLIDTVFIGHIGAVELAAVGVSIAIFNQASKITIYPLVSITTSFVAEEETVSKMNAQVKDAETCNSKEMMSQDDVLGKLEEGSVTNINKDDSLPSEDYMEVTQKTNKVSISSPEKVQVGRGKRHIPSASTALVLGLFLGVCQTIFLFFGAKMLLGIMGVKHDSPMLQPALKYLTLRSLGAPAVLLSLAMQGVFRGFKDTTTPLYATVAADGANIVLDAVLIFACHLGVSGAAIAHVLSQYLMSFILLWRLTREVYLLPPSLKALQLGRFLKNGLYLFTRVIAVTFCVTLAASLAARLGATSMAAFQICLQVWLASSLMADGLAVAGQAILASAFAEKDYKKATAAASRVLQMSFILGLGLSVVVGVGLQFGDGIFSNDKNVLHLISVGVPFVAATQPINSLSFVFDGVNFGASDFAYSAYSMVLVAIASVASLFLLYNSYGFIGIWIALSIYMALRTIAGIWRMGTGTGPWHFLRSKSLS from the exons ATGGCTGGCAATAATGGTGCATTACATCTCGCTGCTGACACCAAACGGAAGTTACCACTTTCTGTATTCTTCAAAGATGCAAG GTCTGTCTTCAAGATGGATTCATTGGGGTTGGAGATATTAAGGATTGCCATCCCTGCAGCTTTGGCTTTAGCTGCTGATCCTGTTGCCTCTCTAATTGACACCGTCTTTATTGGCCACATTG GCGCGGTGGAGCTTGCAGCAGTTGGAGTTTCCATAGCTATATTCAACCAAGCATCAAAAATTACTATATACCCACTTGTTAGCATTACAACTTCTTTTGTTGCCGAGGAGGAGACAGTCAGCAAAATGAATGCACAAGTTAAAGATGCTGAAACTTGTAACTCTAAAGAGATGATGTCTCAAGATGATGTACTTGGGAAACTAGAGGAAGGTTCTGTCACAAATATTAACAAAGATGACTCTCTTCCCAGTGAAG ATTACATGGAAGTAACACAAAAGACAAATAAAGTCTCAATCAGTAGTCCTGAGAAGGTTCAAGTAGGAAGAGGCAAGCGGCATATTCCGTCAGCTTCTACTGCACTTGTTCTTGGATTGTTCCTTGGTGTCTGTCAAACCATATTCCTTTTCTTTGGAGCTAAAATGCTTTTAGGAATCATGGGTGTAAAACAT GACTCCCCGATGCTACAACCAGCTCTTAAGTACTTAACACTAAGATCCTTAGGTGCTCCAGCTGTGCTTCTTTCTTTAGCAATGCAAGGTGTTTTTCGAGGATTTAAAGATACGACAACTCCCCTTTACGCTACAG TTGCAGCAGATGGTGCAAATATTGTACTGGATGCGGTTCTTATCTTTGCATGTCATTTGGGTGTGAGTGGTGCAGCCATCGCTCATGTACTCTCACA GTACTTAATGTCATTTATACTCTTATGGAGGTTGACGAGGGAAGTTTATTTGTTGCCCCCTAGTCTAAAAGCTCTGCAGTTAGGTCGATTTCTCAAAAATG GTTTATATTTGTTCACAAGGGTCATAGCTGTCACATTCTGCGTCACCTTGGCCGCATCCCTGGCTGCAAGGCTAGGTGCAACTTCTATGGCTGCATTTCAGATTTGCTTACAAGTATGGTTAGCTTCATCACTTATGGCTGATGGTTTAGCAGTAGCTGGTCAG GCCATTTTGGCTAGTGCATTTGCTGAGAAGGATTACAAGAAGGCAACTGCTGCTGCATCCAGAGTATTACAG ATGAGCTTTATTCTTGGGTTGGGACTGTCTGTTGTCGTTGGAGTCGGTTTGCAGTTCGGAGATGGGATCTTTTCTAACGACAAGAATGTTCTTCATCTCATTAGCGTAGGAGTACCG TTTGTTGCAGCCACACAACCAATAAACTCGTTATCTTTCGTCTTTGATGGAGTGAACTTTGGAGCATCAGATTTTGCCTATTCTGCATATTCCATG GTTCTGGTGGCTATCGCAAGTGTTGCATCACTATTTCTGCTGTACAACAGCTATGGATTTATAGGAATCTGGATAGCTTTGAGCATCTACATGGCTCTACGTACAATTGCTGGTATTTGGAG GATGGGAACTGGGACAGGACCATGGCACTTTCTCAGAAGCAAATCTCTTTCTTGA